One window of the Thermomicrobiales bacterium genome contains the following:
- a CDS encoding phospholipid carrier-dependent glycosyltransferase translates to MGTSGKALTRPAAGVFLTLLACYLLTHGGTFYSSDGYVMYATAKALALQHTIVLAPNPDVAWQIVRGQHGLYFSKYGLGQPLLATIPILLAKALRESILSGVLDEALSIYAVSLLNQVVTAASGALVFLLAVRLGNGIRLAVGLALAWGLTTLAWPYSKTFFSEPLFTACLLLAALGLLAYRQEGNRWRYGWLALASLGLGYAVLTRVVGALLLPPFLAYAAWAALPHPEGEPLRRLIRRPASETGWWRSALAAALAFGIPAAACLALLLWHNAVRFGSPFDNGYTGERFDTPLLSGLAGLLVSPGKSIFLYAPLTALAVVGWPRFWRERRAEAVLYAAIAAVVLVQNAKWWSWWGGWVWGPRLLVPLLPFAILGLGPLLRSSARARTAAWALAGFGFGVALLGSLVDFNLYLIEIHAQYEAAGRGNADPDIYWRLSTSPIVVEAQRLWEGRDISVVTFHLQRIGFNTAQSTAFLVALALIAVAGVWLLAGTRDEPDIP, encoded by the coding sequence GTGGGAACGAGCGGCAAGGCGCTGACACGGCCGGCCGCAGGTGTCTTCCTCACCCTGCTCGCGTGCTATCTGCTCACCCACGGCGGGACGTTCTACAGTTCCGACGGTTATGTCATGTATGCGACGGCAAAGGCGCTGGCGCTGCAGCACACAATCGTGCTGGCGCCGAACCCCGACGTGGCCTGGCAGATCGTCCGGGGGCAGCACGGGCTGTACTTCTCGAAGTATGGGCTGGGGCAGCCGCTACTGGCGACGATCCCGATCCTGCTGGCAAAGGCGCTCCGTGAATCAATCCTCAGTGGAGTGCTCGATGAGGCGCTCTCCATCTACGCTGTCTCGCTACTGAACCAGGTCGTCACCGCGGCCAGCGGCGCGCTCGTCTTTCTACTGGCCGTCCGTCTGGGCAACGGCATCCGCCTCGCGGTCGGGCTGGCGTTGGCGTGGGGGTTGACGACGCTGGCCTGGCCATATTCGAAGACGTTCTTCAGCGAGCCGTTGTTCACCGCCTGCCTGCTACTGGCGGCGCTGGGGCTGCTGGCCTACCGACAGGAGGGCAACCGCTGGCGCTACGGCTGGCTGGCGCTGGCGAGTCTCGGTCTCGGCTACGCCGTGCTGACGCGGGTCGTCGGGGCGTTGCTCCTGCCGCCGTTCCTCGCCTACGCTGCCTGGGCCGCGCTGCCGCATCCGGAGGGTGAGCCGCTGCGCCGGCTGATCCGGCGGCCGGCCAGTGAGACAGGCTGGTGGCGCTCGGCGCTCGCGGCGGCGCTGGCCTTCGGCATCCCGGCGGCCGCCTGCCTGGCGCTGCTGCTGTGGCACAACGCTGTCCGCTTCGGCAGCCCGTTCGACAACGGCTATACGGGCGAGCGGTTCGACACGCCGCTCCTGTCAGGGCTGGCCGGACTGCTCGTCTCACCGGGCAAGAGTATCTTCCTCTACGCGCCGCTGACGGCGCTAGCGGTCGTCGGCTGGCCGCGTTTCTGGCGCGAGCGGCGGGCCGAGGCCGTGCTCTACGCCGCGATCGCCGCGGTCGTGCTGGTCCAGAATGCGAAGTGGTGGTCGTGGTGGGGTGGCTGGGTCTGGGGGCCACGCTTGCTCGTGCCGCTGCTGCCGTTCGCAATCCTCGGCCTTGGGCCACTGCTGCGATCGTCGGCCCGCGCGCGGACGGCTGCCTGGGCGCTGGCGGGATTCGGGTTCGGGGTGGCGCTGCTGGGGTCGCTGGTTGACTTCAACCTGTATCTGATCGAGATCCATGCGCAATACGAGGCGGCCGGCCGCGGCAACGCAGATCCGGACATCTACTGGCGCCTCTCGACCTCGCCGATCGTCGTCGAAGCCCAACGGCTCTGGGAAGGACGGGACATCAGCGTCGTCACGTTCCACCTCCAGCGCATCGGCTTCAATACCGCTCAGTCGACTGCATTCCTCGTCGCACTCGCGCTTATCGCGGTAGCCGGCGTCTGGCTGCTAGCGGGGACGAGGGACGAGCCAGATATTCCATAG
- a CDS encoding redox-sensing transcriptional repressor Rex: MGQAASDSRADRAIPDIVIRRLPIYVRTLRLIASEGIPTVSSDDLARLIGVTAAQIRRDLSYFGRFGKQGKGYNVATLVATIEHILHLDQQWDVALVGFGHLGQALAAYRGFGATTFEIVAIFDRSPAKVGQTSEDGVPVLTADEITRVVRERDIRMGIIAVPASAGQEVADALVAGGVRAILNYAPVILRVPEDVWVREIDPTGAMQSMTYYLNDDAAPPDTSTERYRRAALEATPGW, encoded by the coding sequence ATGGGACAGGCAGCGAGCGATTCGCGCGCGGATCGCGCAATTCCCGACATCGTCATCCGGCGGCTGCCGATCTACGTTCGGACACTGCGGCTGATCGCCAGCGAGGGGATTCCGACCGTCTCGTCCGACGATCTGGCACGCCTGATCGGCGTTACTGCGGCGCAGATTCGCCGAGACCTGTCCTACTTCGGCAGGTTCGGCAAACAGGGCAAGGGGTATAACGTGGCGACGCTCGTCGCCACGATCGAGCATATTCTCCATCTTGATCAGCAGTGGGATGTCGCGCTGGTTGGCTTCGGCCACCTCGGGCAGGCGCTGGCCGCCTACCGCGGCTTCGGCGCTACGACGTTCGAGATCGTCGCCATCTTCGACCGCAGCCCGGCGAAGGTCGGCCAGACATCAGAGGACGGCGTGCCGGTGTTGACTGCCGACGAGATCACCCGCGTGGTGCGGGAGCGGGATATCCGGATGGGTATCATCGCCGTCCCGGCATCCGCCGGCCAGGAGGTTGCGGATGCGCTGGTCGCGGGCGGGGTGCGCGCCATCCTGAATTACGCGCCGGTGATCCTCCGCGTGCCGGAGGATGTCTGGGTGCGAGAGATCGACCCGACCGGGGCAATGCAGTCGATGACATACTATCTGAACGATGACGCCGCCCCGCCCGACACGTCGACGGAGCGATACCGCCGCGCCGCGCTCGAGGCGACGCCGGGCTGGTAG
- the add gene encoding adenosine deaminase codes for MRETPTRLTGAERAFLARMPKPELHVHLEGSVRPETLLDLGRRHGVVYPFDDTNGARDWYRFRDFPHFIEVFMAVCDSLQTSEDYERVTWELAETARAENIPYLEVTISPTSPLKPRTKAMPDLVLAGCRAGARQGWDDFGVRIQFIVDAVRVRAPEEVTAIAEWCVANLGDGLVGIGLGGTEIGYPAAPHAAAIEFARRNGARVSLHAGETVGPESVWDALESGAERIGHGVTSIHDPELVRRLAANRVVLEVSPTSNIRLGVASSYATHPIRALHDAGVPVTVNTDDPPMFDATMTGEYVALAEEAGFDIDELSAMARRAAEAAFLPDSERAELVARIDREVATLREDLASDCPG; via the coding sequence ATGCGAGAGACCCCGACTCGCCTGACCGGCGCTGAGCGCGCGTTCCTGGCACGGATGCCGAAGCCGGAGCTGCACGTCCACCTGGAGGGTTCCGTGCGACCCGAGACGTTGCTCGACCTGGGGCGACGACACGGGGTCGTGTACCCGTTCGACGACACAAACGGCGCGCGTGACTGGTATCGGTTCCGCGACTTTCCCCACTTTATCGAGGTTTTCATGGCAGTCTGCGATAGCCTCCAGACCAGCGAAGACTACGAGCGGGTGACGTGGGAGCTGGCCGAGACGGCCCGCGCGGAGAATATCCCGTACCTGGAAGTGACGATCTCGCCGACTTCGCCGCTGAAGCCACGGACGAAGGCAATGCCCGATCTTGTGCTGGCCGGCTGCCGGGCCGGAGCGCGCCAGGGATGGGACGATTTCGGTGTTCGGATCCAGTTTATCGTCGATGCGGTCAGGGTCCGTGCGCCGGAAGAGGTAACTGCGATCGCCGAATGGTGCGTCGCGAATCTGGGCGACGGGTTGGTCGGGATCGGGCTGGGCGGCACCGAGATCGGCTATCCAGCAGCCCCTCACGCGGCAGCGATCGAATTTGCGCGTCGCAATGGCGCGCGGGTCAGTCTGCACGCGGGGGAAACAGTCGGGCCAGAGAGCGTCTGGGACGCGCTGGAGAGCGGCGCGGAACGGATCGGCCACGGGGTCACGAGCATCCACGACCCGGAGCTTGTCCGCCGCCTGGCGGCAAACCGGGTGGTGCTGGAGGTCTCACCGACCAGCAACATCCGCCTTGGAGTGGCGTCGAGCTACGCGACTCACCCGATCCGGGCGCTTCACGACGCGGGGGTGCCGGTAACGGTGAACACCGACGATCCGCCGATGTTCGACGCGACGATGACCGGCGAGTACGTCGCCCTGGCCGAGGAAGCCGGCTTCGACATCGATGAGCTGTCGGCAATGGCTCGGCGGGCAGCCGAGGCGGCCTTCTTGCCGGACAGCGAGCGCGCGGAGCTCGTCGCGCGCATCGACAGGGAGGTCGCCACCCTGCGCGAGGATCTGGCGTCGGATTGTCCCGGTTGA
- a CDS encoding aminotransferase class V-fold PLP-dependent enzyme → MTIYDDLGIRRVLNADARLTRLGGSLMPDEVRWAMDAAARSYVDIVELHDAVGKRLAALTRNDAACVTTGAAAGLTLATLACMTGNDPVAIARMPDRPGLPSKIVYQRPHRIPYLPSVALAGATLVEIGVEPEVHPVELELAIDADTAAVLFVAGEHLAEGALPLAEVVQIAHARSVPVIVDGAAQLPPPENLWRYTREQGADLAIFSGGKDLRGPQASGLVVGRPDLVAAIRQHGSPNPRLGRSMKVGKEEMAGLLAAVERYLAEDHLARIAGYEADVTGWVAAFSAVPGVRAEREFPNEAGQPMPRCRVILDGRAATSRRDAVVRALWEGDPRVAVKAAGDDAISLTPDTLEPGEAATVRDRVVLALYASFPS, encoded by the coding sequence ATGACGATCTACGACGACCTGGGAATCCGTCGAGTACTCAACGCCGATGCGCGGCTGACTCGCCTCGGCGGATCGTTGATGCCGGACGAGGTCCGCTGGGCGATGGATGCAGCCGCGCGCAGCTACGTCGATATCGTTGAGCTGCACGATGCCGTCGGCAAGCGGCTGGCCGCGCTCACGCGAAACGACGCCGCTTGCGTCACGACTGGCGCAGCGGCCGGCCTGACCCTCGCCACCCTCGCCTGTATGACCGGCAACGACCCGGTCGCCATCGCCAGGATGCCCGACCGCCCCGGCCTTCCGTCGAAGATCGTCTACCAGCGTCCGCACCGCATCCCCTACCTTCCGTCGGTCGCGCTGGCCGGCGCGACGCTGGTCGAGATCGGAGTCGAGCCGGAGGTCCACCCGGTCGAGCTGGAATTGGCGATCGACGCCGACACCGCCGCGGTGCTCTTCGTCGCTGGCGAGCATCTCGCCGAAGGGGCTCTTCCTCTCGCAGAGGTCGTCCAGATTGCCCATGCGCGCTCCGTGCCGGTAATCGTTGATGGAGCGGCCCAACTTCCCCCGCCCGAGAATCTCTGGCGCTACACCCGCGAACAGGGCGCTGACCTCGCCATCTTCAGCGGTGGCAAGGATCTGCGCGGGCCACAGGCCAGCGGGCTGGTCGTCGGCCGGCCCGATCTGGTCGCCGCTATCCGCCAGCATGGGTCGCCAAACCCGCGGCTGGGTCGCTCGATGAAGGTCGGCAAAGAGGAGATGGCCGGCCTGCTGGCTGCCGTCGAGCGCTACCTGGCCGAGGATCACCTCGCGCGCATCGCAGGCTACGAAGCGGATGTCACCGGCTGGGTTGCCGCGTTCTCTGCGGTCCCCGGAGTCCGCGCCGAGCGTGAGTTTCCAAACGAGGCCGGCCAGCCGATGCCACGCTGCCGAGTGATCCTCGACGGCCGAGCAGCGACCTCTCGTCGTGACGCGGTCGTCCGCGCGCTTTGGGAGGGCGACCCGCGCGTCGCGGTCAAGGCGGCCGGCGATGACGCCATCTCGCTGACCCCCGACACCCTCGAGCCCGGAGAGGCCGCCACCGTCCGCGATCGCGTCGTACTTGCGCTGTACGCAAGTTTCCCATCCTAA
- the cas3 gene encoding CRISPR-associated helicase Cas3', with amino-acid sequence MRGDTDATMAYAHSRNQQGNRHLLLDHLITVAQTTQGFAEAFGAAELGWWVGLWHDLGKYHPEFQQYLLGVERDLYTRRRGPDHKAAGAKLAAQYAPPLTQPIVGHHGGLRDQETELRVWLNERLPEQRVNEALAIARSVIADLEPMSPLAAPPWLRSPLSLEFFLRMLFSALVDADFLDTEAHFDPGRYDSRRATLPSIPELTHELEADQRRISGKGDNVVADVRHSVYLDCLNAAIQPPGFFRLSVPTGGGKTRSGLAFALRHAAQHDLKRVIVAIPYTSITDQTAATYRSIFQSSHAVLEHHSAIQRSEPDDDIDRDWERLAAENWDAPIVVTTTVQLFESLLGKSTRACRKLHNIANSVIILDEVQTLPERLLAPILDVLRELVTNYGVTVVLSTATQPAIDASAGFRGLPNVRQIVSDPIAHFDRLKRVVYHLPAARGEQWAWERAADEMRTSPQSLAIVNTKSDALALLDVLGDPDARHLSTLLCGAHRRDVLSEVKDRLHNGEPCRVVATQVVEAGVDLDFPLVLRAVGPLDRIVQAAGRCNREGKLESGRVVVFQPEEGYEPPGAYRTGTDIARAMLSRPGFDFHDPAVYWDYFRALYDRVSLDAPRIQEARANLEYSTVAERFRLIADDTASVLVRYWTTLPDGEEVDNAIDRLRTRRGNPRLIWRLLQPLIVNVRSTVLSGYAREGLAAEIVPGLWEWLGEYDRIRGLVGDRRDPEALVI; translated from the coding sequence ATGCGGGGCGACACCGACGCAACAATGGCCTACGCCCATTCCCGTAATCAACAAGGTAACCGACACTTGCTACTCGACCATCTTATTACCGTCGCTCAGACGACGCAGGGATTCGCGGAGGCCTTCGGAGCCGCGGAGTTAGGCTGGTGGGTCGGCCTTTGGCATGACCTGGGGAAGTACCATCCCGAATTTCAGCAATACCTCCTCGGTGTTGAACGTGACTTGTATACCCGGCGACGCGGCCCCGACCACAAGGCCGCAGGGGCGAAGCTGGCCGCACAGTATGCACCGCCACTCACCCAGCCGATCGTCGGACACCATGGCGGGCTTCGTGATCAGGAGACCGAGTTACGTGTGTGGCTGAATGAACGACTCCCGGAGCAACGTGTGAATGAAGCACTGGCGATCGCGCGGTCGGTCATTGCTGACTTGGAGCCGATGTCTCCGCTAGCAGCGCCACCCTGGCTGCGGTCACCCCTTTCGCTGGAATTTTTTCTCCGGATGCTCTTCTCCGCGTTGGTCGATGCCGACTTTCTGGATACCGAAGCGCACTTCGACCCTGGGCGGTATGACTCACGGCGCGCGACACTCCCGTCTATTCCAGAGTTAACTCACGAGCTCGAAGCCGATCAGAGAAGAATTTCGGGCAAGGGCGATAACGTCGTTGCCGATGTTCGGCACAGCGTCTATCTCGATTGCCTGAATGCAGCGATTCAGCCCCCGGGCTTCTTCCGGCTTTCTGTCCCGACTGGTGGAGGGAAGACTCGCTCTGGGCTTGCATTCGCGCTGCGTCACGCCGCACAACACGATCTCAAGCGGGTGATCGTCGCGATTCCCTATACGTCGATCACCGACCAGACCGCAGCCACCTACCGTTCGATCTTTCAGTCGTCGCATGCCGTCCTTGAGCACCATAGCGCAATCCAACGGTCCGAACCAGATGACGACATCGATCGCGATTGGGAACGGCTCGCGGCCGAAAACTGGGACGCGCCAATCGTCGTAACGACCACGGTCCAACTCTTTGAGAGCCTCCTCGGTAAATCGACGAGAGCGTGCCGCAAGCTGCATAACATCGCCAACAGTGTGATCATTCTGGATGAAGTACAGACGCTGCCGGAACGGTTGCTTGCTCCGATCCTGGATGTCCTTCGCGAACTCGTCACCAACTACGGCGTTACTGTCGTCCTCAGCACCGCGACCCAACCGGCGATTGATGCGAGTGCCGGATTTCGTGGACTCCCGAACGTCCGTCAAATTGTCTCCGATCCGATTGCGCACTTCGACCGGCTGAAGCGGGTTGTCTACCATCTGCCGGCTGCGCGCGGAGAGCAGTGGGCCTGGGAACGCGCCGCCGACGAGATGCGGACGAGCCCGCAGTCGCTCGCGATCGTCAATACGAAGTCCGACGCGCTAGCGCTGCTCGACGTGTTGGGCGATCCTGATGCGCGCCATCTGTCGACGCTGCTGTGTGGCGCACATCGGCGCGATGTCCTTTCGGAAGTAAAGGATCGCCTGCACAACGGTGAGCCATGTCGCGTCGTTGCGACCCAGGTCGTGGAGGCGGGGGTTGATCTCGACTTCCCGCTGGTATTGCGCGCCGTTGGCCCGCTCGACCGTATCGTGCAGGCGGCCGGCCGCTGCAATCGTGAGGGTAAGCTCGAGAGCGGCCGTGTTGTCGTTTTCCAGCCTGAAGAAGGCTACGAACCGCCGGGCGCATATCGGACGGGCACGGATATTGCTCGCGCGATGCTCTCCCGTCCGGGCTTTGACTTTCATGATCCCGCTGTCTATTGGGACTACTTCCGCGCTCTGTACGACCGTGTTTCACTCGATGCGCCGAGGATCCAGGAGGCACGCGCGAACCTCGAGTACTCCACTGTGGCTGAACGCTTTCGTCTCATAGCAGATGACACGGCATCAGTGCTGGTTCGGTACTGGACGACACTGCCGGACGGAGAGGAGGTGGATAACGCGATCGACCGTTTGCGGACCCGGCGCGGGAACCCGCGACTGATCTGGAGGTTGCTTCAGCCGTTGATCGTGAATGTCCGGTCGACGGTGCTATCGGGATACGCCCGAGAGGGACTCGCCGCCGAGATTGTCCCCGGCCTGTGGGAGTGGTTGGGGGAGTACGATCGCATCCGAGGTCTGGTCGGCGACCGCCGTGACCCCGAAGCTTTGGTGATCTGA
- the cas5 gene encoding CRISPR-associated protein Cas5, translating to MAERSLLEVKVWGDLACFTRPEMKAERVSYPVMTPSAARGILEAIFWKPELAGSCERYGC from the coding sequence ATGGCCGAACGTTCTCTCCTGGAAGTGAAGGTGTGGGGTGACCTGGCCTGCTTCACGCGGCCAGAGATGAAGGCCGAACGGGTGAGCTACCCGGTGATGACGCCGTCTGCGGCGCGAGGCATCCTGGAAGCGATCTTCTGGAAGCCGGAGTTAGCTGGATCGTGCGAGAGATATGGGTGTTGA
- a CDS encoding type I-E CRISPR-associated protein Cas5/CasD: MREIWVLNPVSYTPIMRNEVQTRQSYRTATGWAAAGAGNFVAPDDRTQRHTLALRDVGYVIRADMQLRADVPDNIAKYRDQFRRRVARGQCFSMPYLGCREFSASFGPLDGNETPVAISDDLGGMLHGIDYDLTTQGAGTPRFFAARLDHGVLRVPPAPEIGAD, encoded by the coding sequence GTGCGAGAGATATGGGTGTTGAATCCGGTCAGTTATACGCCCATCATGCGGAACGAGGTTCAGACACGGCAGTCATACCGTACCGCTACCGGTTGGGCCGCGGCTGGAGCCGGAAACTTTGTCGCTCCGGACGACAGGACGCAGCGTCACACACTTGCGCTGCGCGACGTCGGGTACGTCATCCGCGCTGACATGCAGCTTCGGGCGGATGTCCCCGATAACATCGCCAAGTACCGGGACCAGTTTCGTCGTCGGGTCGCGCGCGGCCAATGCTTCAGCATGCCGTATCTTGGCTGTCGCGAATTCTCGGCATCCTTTGGTCCGCTCGATGGCAACGAAACGCCAGTCGCGATCAGCGACGATCTTGGCGGGATGCTGCACGGGATCGACTACGACTTGACCACGCAGGGCGCGGGCACGCCGCGCTTCTTTGCTGCCCGCCTCGACCATGGGGTGCTGCGCGTGCCACCGGCTCCTGAGATTGGGGCGGACTGA
- the cas8c gene encoding type I-C CRISPR-associated protein Cas8c/Csd1, protein MLLQALRDYSTRLDDLGPPMYKRTPIKYEVQLDVEGNPIGLVTLTGGEELRADRGLPMLVPLLVRTSGIKPILLADRGDYALGWGDGPRTAQAHRGFIDLVSECADTTGERDVFAVVHYLAQPDELRIPMPADADPQANVTFSVEGRWPIDSPAVRAFWAMKADRSASAGDGETMMECIVCGERRPPLRRMPIMIKGLGPVGGQSSGAALVSANVDVFESFHLKNNHIAPMCSDCAERVSKALNALIEDESSRLYLGRVLYVFWTREPTSFAWGTLLSRADPGQVEALLTAAYRGRSGAMTLDATAFYCVGLSGSGGRVAVRGWIDTTVSEASQNLARYFALQRLVDIRSSDQRYFGIRSLADATIREGSKDPPLPDVPQALMRLALRGGALPMSLVAQVIRRIRAGQVVNYQQAALIKMVLASQQSEGWETFMVGLDEQNRDPAYLCGRLLAVLDVIQREALGERNATIIDRFFGSASTAPLSVFGRLTRGAQPHLARLRRDKPGAYIALERRMQDILAGIGAFPRTLSLREQGVFVLGYYHQRAADAEGRRQGAAARRANDSTPENEG, encoded by the coding sequence ATGCTCCTGCAAGCGCTTCGTGACTATTCAACCCGGCTCGACGATCTCGGGCCACCGATGTACAAGCGTACGCCGATCAAGTACGAGGTTCAGCTCGATGTCGAGGGCAACCCGATCGGACTTGTCACACTGACTGGCGGCGAGGAGCTTCGGGCTGACCGGGGGCTTCCGATGCTTGTGCCGTTACTCGTTCGGACGAGCGGAATCAAACCGATTTTGCTGGCCGACCGCGGCGACTATGCGCTGGGCTGGGGTGACGGCCCCCGTACTGCGCAGGCTCACCGGGGATTCATCGATCTTGTCAGCGAGTGTGCTGATACAACGGGCGAGCGAGACGTCTTCGCGGTGGTTCACTATCTCGCTCAACCCGATGAATTGCGCATTCCGATGCCAGCGGACGCCGACCCACAGGCCAACGTCACGTTCAGTGTCGAGGGGCGGTGGCCGATTGACTCACCGGCAGTCCGCGCCTTCTGGGCTATGAAAGCCGACCGGTCAGCGTCGGCTGGTGACGGCGAGACCATGATGGAATGTATCGTCTGCGGGGAACGTCGCCCGCCACTACGTCGGATGCCGATCATGATCAAAGGGCTGGGGCCCGTCGGCGGTCAGTCGAGTGGCGCTGCTCTCGTCTCGGCGAACGTGGACGTCTTCGAATCGTTCCATCTCAAGAACAACCATATCGCGCCGATGTGCAGTGACTGCGCGGAGCGCGTCTCGAAAGCGCTCAATGCACTCATCGAAGACGAATCGTCGCGTCTTTACCTCGGGCGCGTCCTGTATGTCTTCTGGACGCGAGAGCCGACGTCGTTTGCCTGGGGTACGCTCCTTTCCCGGGCTGACCCAGGGCAGGTCGAGGCGCTCCTGACGGCAGCATATCGTGGCAGGTCTGGGGCGATGACGCTTGATGCGACCGCGTTCTACTGCGTCGGGCTCTCGGGCAGTGGCGGGCGCGTCGCCGTGCGGGGCTGGATCGACACCACCGTCTCAGAGGCAAGCCAGAATCTCGCCCGTTACTTCGCGCTCCAAAGGCTCGTGGATATCCGTTCCAGCGACCAACGCTACTTTGGCATTCGCTCGTTGGCCGATGCAACGATCCGTGAGGGGAGCAAGGATCCGCCGTTGCCAGATGTGCCGCAGGCACTGATGCGTCTTGCGCTTCGCGGTGGCGCGCTACCAATGTCGCTTGTTGCTCAGGTGATCCGACGGATTCGCGCCGGACAGGTGGTGAACTACCAGCAGGCGGCATTGATCAAGATGGTGCTCGCGTCGCAACAATCGGAAGGATGGGAGACGTTCATGGTTGGTCTTGACGAGCAAAACCGCGATCCCGCATATCTTTGCGGCCGGCTGCTGGCTGTGCTTGACGTAATTCAGCGGGAAGCACTCGGCGAACGCAATGCGACGATCATCGATCGATTCTTCGGATCGGCATCCACCGCACCACTTTCCGTCTTCGGCCGCTTGACCCGCGGCGCCCAGCCGCATCTCGCGCGCCTCCGTCGCGACAAGCCCGGCGCCTACATCGCGCTGGAGCGACGGATGCAGGACATCCTGGCGGGGATTGGGGCGTTCCCGCGAACGCTCTCGCTGCGCGAGCAGGGCGTGTTCGTGCTTGGCTATTACCACCAGCGAGCGGCTGATGCCGAAGGCCGCCGCCAGGGCGCGGCTGCGCGCCGTGCCAACGATTCAACGCCTGAGAATGAAGGGTAG
- the cas7c gene encoding type I-C CRISPR-associated protein Cas7/Csd2 — translation MTATTAATHLDPTRRHDFVLLFDVTDGNPNGDPDAGNLPRIDPETMQGLVTDVALKRKVRDWVDVARGHEERFKIYVQNQGIALNDLHQRAYTALGIKSTGSKQKREDVDLTRQWMCENFYDIRTFGAVMTTGVNAGQVRGPIQLTFARSVDPIVPLDLSIMRIAVTRAEDTRTVSAEGDETSGKTTEMGRKALVPYGLYRANGFFIPSFAQQTGFDSEDLGLFWQALTMMWDLDRSASRGLTACRGLYVFSHENPLGNAPAHKLLERVRIQREPDVEAPRGFGDYRVQIDETDLPTGVTLDRLTEG, via the coding sequence ATGACTGCTACGACCGCCGCAACCCACTTGGACCCGACCCGTCGCCACGATTTCGTCCTGCTCTTCGACGTCACCGACGGCAATCCGAATGGGGACCCCGACGCAGGGAACCTGCCGCGGATCGACCCGGAGACGATGCAGGGACTTGTCACCGATGTCGCGCTCAAGCGCAAGGTCCGTGATTGGGTCGATGTCGCGCGTGGGCATGAAGAGCGCTTCAAGATCTACGTCCAGAACCAGGGCATCGCGCTCAACGATCTGCACCAGCGCGCTTATACGGCGCTGGGAATCAAGTCCACCGGTAGCAAACAGAAGCGCGAGGACGTCGATCTGACGCGTCAGTGGATGTGTGAGAACTTCTACGACATCCGCACGTTCGGCGCGGTGATGACGACCGGCGTCAACGCAGGCCAGGTTCGTGGGCCGATCCAGTTGACCTTCGCGCGATCGGTTGACCCGATCGTGCCGCTTGATCTGTCGATCATGCGGATCGCGGTCACCAGAGCCGAGGATACGCGGACGGTTAGCGCCGAAGGCGACGAGACATCAGGCAAGACAACGGAGATGGGGCGAAAGGCGCTCGTCCCGTACGGTCTTTACCGGGCGAACGGCTTTTTCATCCCCAGCTTCGCGCAACAGACGGGCTTCGATAGCGAAGACCTTGGGCTCTTCTGGCAGGCTCTGACGATGATGTGGGATCTGGATCGCTCGGCATCACGCGGTCTCACCGCCTGTCGCGGCCTCTACGTCTTCAGCCACGAAAACCCCCTCGGCAATGCGCCAGCGCACAAGCTGCTGGAACGGGTTCGGATTCAGCGGGAGCCCGACGTCGAAGCGCCGCGTGGCTTTGGTGACTATCGCGTTCAGATCGACGAGACGGATCTTCCGACGGGTGTGACATTGGACCGGCTGACAGAAGGGTAG
- the cas4 gene encoding CRISPR-associated protein Cas4, with product MGGDSVGEGFDDALEPVMISALEHYSYCPRQCALIHLDQTYTENAYTIRGQHTHERVDRTDAERRPAVHREYALPLWSERLGLVGRADLIEFTAAGPYPVEYKSGKKRSWGHEAIQLCAQAICLEEMLDCTVPHGAIYYHGSRRRRSVSFDDVLRDLVAVTTAAVRGMLEGNTLPLPMRDARCTHCSLADVCMPDIATRISFGARVIDDLFMCDEEEGS from the coding sequence ATGGGCGGCGATTCGGTAGGCGAAGGGTTCGACGATGCGCTCGAACCCGTGATGATATCCGCGCTCGAACACTACAGCTACTGTCCGCGACAATGCGCGCTGATCCATCTGGATCAGACGTATACCGAGAATGCCTACACGATCCGCGGGCAGCATACGCACGAGCGGGTCGATCGTACGGATGCCGAGCGCCGCCCTGCCGTCCACCGCGAGTATGCGTTGCCGCTCTGGTCAGAGCGGCTTGGCCTCGTCGGGCGAGCTGACTTGATCGAGTTCACCGCTGCTGGTCCGTATCCGGTCGAGTATAAGAGCGGCAAGAAGCGTTCCTGGGGCCATGAGGCGATTCAGTTATGCGCGCAGGCGATATGCCTGGAAGAGATGCTCGACTGCACAGTGCCTCACGGCGCAATCTACTACCACGGCTCACGTCGTAGACGGAGCGTCTCGTTCGATGACGTGTTGCGGGATCTGGTCGCAGTGACGACGGCCGCGGTGCGCGGGATGTTGGAAGGCAACACACTTCCACTGCCAATGCGTGACGCGCGTTGCACGCATTGTTCGCTGGCCGACGTATGTATGCCAGACATCGCTACGCGCATCTCTTTCGGCGCGCGGGTGATCGACGACCTGTTTATGTGCGATGAGGAGGAGGGGTCGTGA